tatttatttatttatttaattttatttttgagtatTTTTCTTATTCCTCTTAAATCTTAATAAATCTTTTTTCCCCTATAAAGaacaaatatataatatatgacATATTAATTATCCAAAACGACCCAGTAAAATAAGAGCAATTGGACTGAACTGTCCTCCAAAAATCAGTCCCAATAGTCCAAAAATAGATTTGCAAACAAAGACATGAGGGTGCTTCAAATATTCAGAAATCAAGTAGTTGATCTAATCATTCAAAGTAAAGTATACTTACAAAGCAATATTGAAGAATACAGAAAAGGAGGTGCTACGGAACAATGCACCATTTGGAATAGATTTCCCCTTGTAAGGGTAAAATAGAGACAAATAGCCAGCCACTGTTGAAGCAATTAGAAATACAACAGACAAATATCCGAGAGCCACTGTGGGATCAGATGGATACTTGCAAATAACGACACCTTTACCAGTAATGGGGGTTCCAGATGCAGGCTGTATGAGaattaaaaacacaaaaacaGATAGATTAGGTTACTGCCTATTAGAAATTGAACAAATGTCACAATACACAGCTTTCAAAGcagaataaaacaaaaacaagattgccaaccaatattttcacaaagacACCATTTGAACATAACAGCACACGGGTTTACATTGGCTATGACCAATCAGAGGGCCTGGAAGCAACATTCTGTAGATGCATTAGCATAAATTCCACCTGGGCATAGGTTTAGGAGGTACAGCTCAAAGCAGTTCCATAATTCCGGAAGGAGGTCTCTTAAGGTTGTGTTTGGAAGCTTGAAttcagaccttggatttggatctGTGTATTTTCTACACAAAAATCCATACTCAAGGCCCAAACTCCAAGGTTTCAAGCAGAGGTTAAGAGTCAATGGCCTCTACTATTGCTATCTTATGTGCTTGTGAGAGCTGCCTCTGtttattttcaaaagaaacatgTCATGTTCAAGGTTATTAAAATCACGATTTGGATCGTAGGATCGTACGATTCTACGATTCAGATTCACCCAAATGATTTAAGTCTCAACAAAAATTGGAATCAAGTAGAATCATGGTAGAATCGTGAAAGAATCGTAAGTAGAATCGTACAGATCCTACTCTGTTACCTGGATtggaattttttttccttttcggGCTTCAATAATGTGGCCCAATACGTGTTTTCATTCACCCGAAGGCCCCAAAAGGCTTATGCTTGGTCCAAAGTCTACTAAAACTGGGGCAAAATGGCTCCCAGCCTCCCATCAGTGAACAGAGTCAGCAGAATCTGCACCTGACTTCCCTGGAGTTCGACACCTCAGTCCTCTAGTCATTGAAATTCAGCAACCCAGCACCTGACTTTCTCTCCCATTTGACAACCAGAGAGCTCCATCTGGTGACTGatgtttgatcagcagcagctaGCAGTCTTGCTGTTTGATCAACAgttctttggtgttcaacaacCAGAGTTCCTGGCATTCGAAATCCTCAGTCATCTTCCTTCTTTGGTGTTCGACAAGAACACATCAGTCCTCTTCAACACAGAGTCCTTGTTTGAACAGCAGCAGCCAAGAAAGAGCCAAGCCAGCTGGCCTAGCAATGCTGCAGAGGTacgctttgaaacaaattttttgcTTCTTGAAAAGACTCAATAGTGAGCACTGTTTTTCTCCTCCTCCTTTTCTTGcccttcttttttcttatttttattgtttgaactttttcttgtatttttaacTTCTTATAGTTACAAAGTTACTAACCAAGTTTTTAGTGAAGACTTGTCACAAAGTTCCacatatcaaaatttttaatatttattttacattgaaagtagaATCTTACAATTCTCGATCCAATTCTACGATTTTTTATCACGCAGACCCCTCTAACACCCACTTTGAATCCCGATTCTAACAATCTTGGTCATGTTGAATACGAGGCAGCTCATAGATGCtgctaaaaattttatttttatttttttttccatagcCTAGAATTCTAAACTTGAATAAAGAAGTTTACAATGGGAACTAGGATCACACAAATCAAAATTCTTAATGTGTACATAAGCAAACAAGATTCATCATTTCAATGTTGAGAGATCAAATGTTATTGAATAACTAAGGCACATGATGAATAACTTTATTATTCTATCCATCAGAAAGAGAATAAGAAAATTTCATGATATCCCTTGAAAATAAAGGGGTCGACACCAATTCCTAATTCTATCCATAAGAAAGAAATCTAGAACAAGAAACCTCCATGATAGCCTTGACGGGTAAGCATGGCTGCAAGCAGCAGTAAAAGAGAAAATGGATTTTGTCAATTATTAGTGAAGAGAGATTACCTTCTTATTTTCAGCAATCACACCAAATATGAAGGACAACACACCAAGTGTTGCAACAATGACAGACATTTGCTTCATTGTCACCGCCATTGCCcctagaaaaacaaaagaaacattcaactAATAGTGAGCTGCAAAAGAACAAGCATATGTgacaaataaaatacaaaaaattacatTAAAAGGAACGTCTGTAACAATCATCAGCCTTCAACAATTGGAATAATAAACTCAAACGAGATAAACTTTCATTGATGACaccaaaaacatattttttttcacTAGATTCCAGAAACcaaattatggaaaaaaaaaaaaaatcagaatatATAATTCAAGAGCATCCCCAACCCTTAATAAAAAGGAAACGATAAAGAAATAAGAACAGCTAAATTCCCCCAAAAAATCCTAGGTTAGTTTTCCTTCTCAatatttaattgaaaattaaataggAAGAGGAGAATTTAATGTTCCATTTGCTCGCTGAGAAAATAGAGAAGAGAAATATTAAAAATACAGGGCATAAATTTTCTGAAAACACATATATCAATGGCATATGATCCACGGACTCACCAAAAACATAAGATCCATAgttttttttatacaatttttgTCATAGTTTTGAAGCCAAAAGAAAGGACAATAGAGAAAATGCACAAAAAAACTTCATAAAATTAGAACAACGTATCGAATCAAAGCAAAATACAGCATAATCAAGCgctcaaaacaaaataaaaattaccaGAAAAGGAACACAAACAAgagaaaaaaattgagaaaatacagattttttagaagaaaaaatGAGCAATCACCAAGAAATACAGATGAAAAATCCAGATCTCACCTTCTCCGGGTCTCTGTAGAAGTCAAGTCTCTGCGTGGGGGAAACGTTTGGTCAATGAATCTCTGGCGTTGTGGGCCGGGAGAAGATTAAATATGAAGATTCAAAAGAAAAGGGATTATCGGCGAGAatagtggagagagagagagagaaagagacagaaggaaagagagaaaaaaggagATAAAGTTGGACTTTGAGCTGTAGAATCGGAATCGGAATGTTGATTCAGAATCACGGCTCCACAAATTGCCTTGTTTGGCTGATTCCAATTCCAATTCCGATTTCTATTTCTATTCCTATTCCTCTTCCTATTCCTATTCCAGCTATGCTCCAGCTCAACTTTGAGTCTTTCTTCTAGGCTTCTAGCATTCTAGCCTCGCCCGTCCTTAGtcctattcaaaaaaaaaaaaaaaagtaatatatatattatatttgattattttataattttattttactttaatttaaaattttattattaattttggaTACTAACTTTAGATTTGTATTTATTGCTCTTTtcacttttgttttttttttttttgttttttttattattttataaaagagccattTTTGCCTTTTTTGGTAGAAAAATAATACTAAGAAAATGTAACATAGTTCTTAGGTGGATTTTTTCTAATATTAATTATCATTTAATTCATTTGTATTCGTTGCAATTATAAATTATTAAGGCACCATTAACATCTTGTTTGTTATTTTACTGTCACATAATATAAAATCTTGAcatttaatttatcaaattacttttttaataaaatgaattCAAATACGCCTTTTAGATTTTAAAAGCTAGTTATATATCAAATAAATTTTAAGATATTATAATTTTGTTGATAGAAACAATCCACCTCTACTTAAAGAAGTACTGTTTTTCATTGTATTCCAATCTTATAAAGTGAAGAAGGTATTTGAAAGCTGTCACAAAAAATTCATTGAGGTTATGTTTAGTTACAAAGTAACAAATTAGCTTTAATagattagttacaattagttatatatacaaaatattattattataaaacaaataatgtaatgacctacttaattaactgattttttttttccataatagcaATTAACGTTCTCTGATACCATCGTGttaacctaagcagcgggaagcagaatcatataaacataacctaaaCTATTACattcaataccagagttctgaaatgttttgcaaTATATACAACATAATTGTATCCCTAAAAATGCCCTTAACtagctagggctacacaaaatcactcccaaaaatgatactcactctctgctggggcactacagacgccctctATTTgagagcctaatctgctcgcctacctggatcacctgaaaaatagatcaacactgggatgacccaacgctcaataagagaaaatatgctattactagtgtgtggtaaatgagcTACTAtgtatcatgaaatctgtttcatataaatatgaataactgagtacaaaagtgcagtacaaataataaagcacatcatcccttttccctattgcttaacatatcagtattatgattataattcaaaatacttctaatatatatagtaggatccctgtttctgtaagTCAATACATAAGTAATAGTAGCTAAAACTGTTCCCTGTgcctatctgtgtcatgacatgcccctcatgacgaggttgtgcggcccgtaggctggatttaccttaGCTGGCCAACCAGAAATAAATCActaaactccgtcagtcgacctgcccacctcaacgcatatctggatggggagcctaacctcttcaagggcctaggtggtcaaccgtaccacgtattatctaaataggtggttgcactcataaagtaacatagtatctgtagcaacggtaccgtactctgtagctgcaagtctaacagggtctgatatcatataatatacttctatatacatgtctatctaatttaccataattctgaagtactgaaataaccatgatactgcataacgtactgaaatctgaataatcataacatggaattgcatattcgtaatactagaattcgtgttatcatggtactgaaattcataagatcatgctactaaaatatcgtaaaatcatggtattgaaattcgtataatcatggtactgaaatgcgtataatcataatacaaaaattcgtaaaatcatgaaactaaattcataaacatatcctcgtaccatatacataatcataagttacaccatactaaaatacataattttcgtaaataaataaactgcataatattcagaactttcctagcatagcatatttcctttgccttatctctgaaaagctcctactgtactctagcctaaTAATCGCAGGgtctcctacaaaacaccctgaaaccaatattttccagaactaaacatcagtatttttctgcctgaATCATTCcttataactaccacaaggccaaaaggaggcTAAAAGATATTACCTTGAATttgagatgatttccaactctgatttcccgacaatccactccggtagatgcgtaaagaactccgctaggagcgtcgtggtagcttcggatcttcgatccggtgactggtggggccgaaaatgaagaaagaagggagagagagtcataggagagagagagcggcgagagaaaatgagaaatatctcgGTTTCCCAccttttatagggccaggttcgttgacgagccacgtcacttcgtcgacgagccctttacaaaattcgtcgacgagactctatGTTCGTCAATGGAATTCATAGCACCCTGaaccttctctcggtattttctcgtcgatgaagccctgtgttcgttgacgaaattctaaagactttcgtcgacgagaccctgtgttcgtcgacaaagcctacggcctccttctgtttttgtttctattttctctccctcttattattaaaaacgctattattcttcaagtcactacattctcttctccttataaaatttcgtcctcgaaatttactatctgtatctttaTTTATATTCTCCATCTTCCAATAAACAAaagagtctacttattttattacctgccctcacttatggcggaggaataccatggttatatgagtggttctaggagattacatatatcataaagaaaatttcccccagaacaaaaatactatctactaaccataatcaatacatgtacctgcaaaagaaaacttATCTAACCGTTATACTTTACCTAAGTACCTCTACACCTCTTGGAATAACTAtgggtatctctgtctaatttgctcctcgagctcccaagaggCTTCCTCTATgtcatgatttctccacaaaactttaactaatggtatctctttagtacaTAAAATCTGAACCTTTTTGTCTAAAATTTGTGCTGGAGCTTCTTCGTATGCCAATGAATtcttgagttctatctctgcatagctaatgatgtgggatgggtctgggacatattttcgtaacatggcaacatgaaacacgtcatgaatatgagccaaagctggcggcaaagctagcctgtaggcaactgaccctattctctcaagtatctcaaaagggccaatatacctagggctcaacttgcccttctttccaaatctcataactcctttcagaggagctatcttcagaaaaaCATAATCACCCACTCCAAACTCCAGTTCTtggcggtgagtatctgcataacttttctacagACTCTGCGCTACACTGATCTTGTCACAAATAAGTCGGaccttatcacatgcttgctgaattatctttggacccaaaactcgcctttcgcccacttcatcccagaaaaaaggagatctacatctcctaccatacaatgcctcgtagggtgccatgccgatgcttgCCTGATAACTGTTagtataagcaaattcaactaacggtaaaaactgaatccagctaccaccaaagtctagtacgcaagcacgaagcatatcctccaatacctggatggttctctcagtctgcccattGGTCTGAGAGTggaaagctgtgctgaatgctaactgagtccctagtgcctcctgcaaactcctccagaaccgtgatgtgaaacatggatcacggtccgagactatggataccggcactctatgggatcgaacaatctcctgtatataaattTCGGCTAACTTGTTCATAGGATAGCTAACCTTAACAAGCAGAAAGTGcactgtcttcgtcaatctatcacctatcacccatatggcattctgaccatgcaatgccaacggcagcccagtaacaaaatccatagatatgtggtcccacttccactcgagaatgaaaagtggctacaactgaccagccggcctctggtgctcagccttaatctgctggcacgtcaaacactgctacacaaactctactatctccctcttcatgccactccaccaaaaataatcccgcaaatccctatacattttcgtactgccaggatgaacagtgtatagggacctgtgtgcctcctctaaaatcgtcctcttgATATTGTCATCTGTAGGCACATATAATCTGGTGCGgaatctcagagctctatcatcagaaatactgaactcctccccctgaccatcctgaactctggctatcacctccactaattctagatcatctctctgagcagctttaatcttctcattCAACGTgggctgtacaaccaaactggccataagtgcctgaggatcatcctccaatAGCTCCAAactgagtctttccaagtccatctg
This genomic stretch from Malania oleifera isolate guangnan ecotype guangnan chromosome 3, ASM2987363v1, whole genome shotgun sequence harbors:
- the LOC131151619 gene encoding uncharacterized protein LOC131151619, encoding MAVTMKQMSVIVATLGVLSFIFGVIAENKKPASGTPITGKGVVICKYPSDPTVALGYLSVVFLIASTVAGYLSLFYPYKGKSIPNGALFRSTSFSVFFNIALGTAGLAAAFLLWPTITEQLHLSHNVHHNLETDCPTAKTGLLGGGAFLSLDASLFWLVSLMLADNAREDYFEEAEEDRKAERGGRNNIKGSA